In Papio anubis isolate 15944 chromosome 17, Panubis1.0, whole genome shotgun sequence, the following are encoded in one genomic region:
- the LOC103878643 gene encoding uncharacterized protein LOC103878643, whose protein sequence is MLFLVASQPDGYLTSCLPSLLSQKPSLPPHMHTPVEFTEPSAYKDFTSDHTNHQTRNHFCMGKRKTNMVKQPQIEIKQSLLHVKRSHMDIKYQWSGTKKIYILHIFCPAPEQLAHSSLSWTTIWEESRHLELSRVAETHSHPTASPAGIRELLAYFNGTQDIFWTLGKCTIAHMKSPHSLRNWPSERASPECWTASDLLSNALCSADSGGASCSSLLLPAGGA, encoded by the exons ATGCTCTTTCTAGTAGCAAGTCAACCAGATGGTTATCTgacttcctgccttccttccctcttaAG CCAAAAGCCATCTCTCCCTCCGCACATGCACACACCGGTTGAATTTACCGAGCCGTCTGCTTACAAGGATTTCACCTCTGACCATACAAACCATCAAACTAGGAACCATTTCTGCAtgggaaagaggaaaacaaacatggtgaaacagcCCCAGATTGAAATAAAGCAAAGTTTATTGCATGTGAAAAGGAGTCACATGGACATTAAGTATCAATGGTCAGGAAccaagaaaatatacattttgcaTATCTTCTGTCCTGCTCCGGAACAGCTGGCTCACTCTTCACTCTCATGGACCACCATCTGGGAAGAAAGTAGGCACCTGGAGTTAAGTCGGGTGGCAGAGACACATTCCCACCCCACCGCTTCGCCGGCTGGCATCAGAGAATTGCTTGCCTACTTCAATGGGACACAGGATATTTTTTGGACCTTGGGAAAATGCACGATTGCACACATGAAGTCACCCCATAGCCTGAGAAACTGGCCCTCCGAAAGAGCAAGCCCCGAATGCTGGACAGCCAGCGACCTACTGTCTAATGCCCTGTGTTCAGCGGACTCTGGAGGAGCCTCCTGCAGCAGCCTTTTATTACCAGCAGGGGGCGCGTGA
- the MYH3 gene encoding myosin-3, whose protein sequence is MSSDTEMEVFGIAAPFLRKSEKERIEAQNQPFDAKTYCFVVDSKEEYAKGKIKSSQDGKVTVETEDNRTLVVKPEDVYAMNPPKFDRIEDMAMLTHLNEPAVLYNLKDRYTSWMIYTYSGLFCVTVNPYKWLPVYNPEVVEGYRGKKRQEAPPHIFSISDNAYQFMLTDRENQSILITGESGAGKTVNTKRVIQYFATIAATGDLAKKKDSKMKGTLEDQIISANPLLEAFGNAKTVRNDNSSRFGKFIRIHFGTTGKLASADIETYLLEKSRVTFQLKAERSYHIFYQILSNKKPELIELLLITTNPYDYPFISQGEILVASIDDAEELLATDSAIDILGFTPEEKSGLYKLTGAVMHYGNMKFKQKQREEQAEPDGTEVADKTAYLMGLNSSDLLKALCFPRVKVGNEYVTKGQTVDQVHHAVNALSKSVYEKLFLWMVTRINQQLDTKLPRQHFIGVLDIAGFEIFEYNSLEQLCINFTNEKLQQFFNHHMFVLEQEEYKKEGIEWTFIDFGMDLAACIELIEKPMGIFSILEEECMFPKATDTSFKNKLYDQHLGKSNNFQKPKVVKGRAEAHFSLIHYAGTVDYSVSGWLEKNKDPLNETVVGLYQKSSNRLLAHLYATFATADADSGKKKVAKKKGSSFQTVSALFRENLNKLMSNLRTTHPHFVRCIIPNETKTPGAMEHSLVLHQLRCNGVLEGIRICRKGFPNRILYGDFKQRYRVLNASAIPEGQFIDSKKACEKLLASIDIDHTQYKFGHTKVFFKAGLLGTLEEMRDDRLAKLITRTQAVCRGFLMRVEFQKMVQRRESIFCIQYNIRSFMNVKHWPWMKLFFKIKPLLKSAETEKEMATMKEEFQKTKDELAKSEAKRKELEEKLVTLVQEKNDLQLQVQAESENLLDAEERCDQLIKAKFQLEAKIKEVTERAEDEEEINAELTAKKRKLEDECSELKKDIDDLELTLAKVEKEKHATENKVKNLTEELSGLDETIAKLTREKKALQEAHQQALDDLQAEEDKVNSLNKTKSKLEQQVEDLESSLEQEKKLRVDLERNKRKLEGDLKLAQESILDLENDKQQLDERLKKKDFEYCQLQSKVEDEQTLGLQFQKKIKELQARIEELEEEIEAERATRAKTEKQRSDYARELEELSERLEEAGGVTSTQIELNKKREAEFLKLRRDLEEATLQHEAMVATLRKKHADSVAELGEQIDNLQRVKQKLEKEKSEFKLEIDDLSSSMESVSKSKANLEKICRMLEDQLSEARGKNEEIQRSLSELTTQKSRLQTEAGELSRQLEEKESIVSQLSRSKQAFTQQIEELKRQLEEENKAKNALAHALQSSRHDCDLLREQYEEEQEGKAELQRALSKANSEVAQWRTKYETDAIQRTEELEEAKKKLAQRLQDSEEQVEAVNAKCASLEKTKQRLQGEVEDLMVDVERANSLAAALDKKQRNFDKVLAEWKTKCEESQAELEASLKESRSLSTELFKLKNAYEEALDQLETVKRENKNLEQEIADLTEQIAENGKTIHELEKSRKQIELEKADIQLALEEAEAALEHEEAKILRIQLELTQVKSEIDRKIAEKDEEIEQLKRNYQRTVETMQSALDAEVRSRNEAIRLKKKMEGDLNEIEIQLSHANRQAAETLKHLRSVQGQLKDTQLHLDDALRGQEDLKEQLAIVERRANLLQAEVEELRATLEQTERARKLAEQELLDSNERVQLLHTQNTSLIHTKKKLETDLMQLQSEVEDASRDARNAEEKAKKAITDAAMMAEELKKEQDTSAHLERMKKNLEQTVKDLQHRLDEAEQLALKGGKKQIQKLETRIRELEFELEGEQKKNTESVKGLRKYERRVKELTYQSEEDRKNVLRLQDLVDKLQVKVKSYKRQAEEADEQANAHLTKFRKAQHELEEAEERADIAESQVNKLRAKTRDFTSSRMVVHESEE, encoded by the exons ATGAGCAGTGACACTGAAATGGAAGTGTTCGGCATAGCCGCTCCTTTCCTCCGGAAGTCAGAAAAGGAGCGGATCGAGGCTCAGAACCAGCCCTTTGATGCCAAGACGTATTGCTTTGTGGTGGACTCAAAGGAAGAATACGCCAAGGGGAAAATCAAGAGTTCTCAGGATGGGAAGGTCACCGTGGAAACTGAGGACAACAGG ACCCTGGTGGTCAAACCAGAGGATGTGTACGCCATGAACCCCCCCAAGTTCGACAGGATCGAGGACATGGCCATGCTGACGCACCTGAACGAGCCAGCCGTGCTGTACAACCTGAAGGACCGTTACACATCCTGGATGATCTAT ACCTACTCGGGCCTCTTCTGTGTCACTGTCAACCCCTACAAGTGGCTGCCAGTGTACAACCCTGAGGTGGTGGAAGGCTACCGAGGCAAAAAGCGCCAGGAGGCCCCACCCCACATCTTCTCCATCTCTGACAACGCCTATCAGTTCATGCTGACTG ATCGTGAAAACCAGTCCATTCTGATCAC CGGAGAATCCGGGGCAGGAAAGACCGTGAACACCAAGCGGGTCATCCAGTACTTTGCAACAATTGCAGCTACTGGGGACCTGGCCAAGAAGAAGGACTCCAAAATGAAG GGGACACTGGAAGATCAAATCATCAGTGCCAACCCCCTGCTGGAGGCCTTTGGGAACGCCAAGACCGTGAGGAATGACAACTCCTCCCGTTTT GGCAAGTTCATCCGAATCCATTTTGGAACCACTGGGAAGCTGGCCTCTGCAGATATTGAAACTT ATCTGCTGGAAAAATCAAGAGTCACTTTCCAGCTGAAGGCTGAAAGAAGCTACCACATCTTCTACCAGATACTTTCTAATAAGAAGCCTGAACTCATAG AGCTGCTGCTTATTACGACCAACCCTTACGACTACCCGTTCATCAGCCAGGGGGAGATCCTCGTGGCCAGCATAGACGATGCGGAGGAGCTGCTGGCTACAGAT AGCGCCATTGACATCCTGGGTTTCACCCCGGAAGAGAAATCTGGGCTCTACAAGCTGACGGGAGCCGTGATGCACTATGGGAACATGAAGTTCAAGCAGAAGCAGCGAGAGGAGCAGGCTGAACCGGACGGCACAGAAG TGGCTGACAAAACAGCCTATCTGATGGGCCTGAACTCTTCGGACCTCCTGAAAGCTTTGTGCTTTCCTAGAGTGAAAGTTGGGAATGAGTACGTTACCAAAGGTCAAACTGTGGATCAG GTTCACCATGCTGTTAATGCTCTTTCGAAATCAGTTTATGAAAAGTTGTTCTTGTGGATGGTCACTCGCATTAACCAGCAACTGGATACGAAGCTTCCAAGACAACACTTCATTGGCGTTTTGGACATTGCAGGCTTTGAAATCTTTGAG TATAACAGCCTGGAGCAGCTGTGCATCAACTTCACCAATGAGAAACTGCAACAGTTTTTCAACCACCACATGTTCGTGCTGGAGCAGGAGGAGTACAAGAAGGAAGGTATCGAGTGGACGTTCATCGACTTCGGGATGGACCTGGCTGCCTGCATCGAGCTCATCGAGAAG CCTATGGGCATCTTCTCCATCCTGGAAGAGGAGTGCATGTTCCCCAAGGCAACAGACACCTCCTTCAAGAACAAGCTGTATGACCAGCATCTTGGAAAGTCCAACAACTTCCAGAAGCCCAAGGTGGTCAAAGGCAGGGCCGAGGCCCACTTCTCATTGATCCACTATGCGGGCACCGTGGACTACAGTGTCTCAGGCTGGCTGGAGAAGAACAAGGACCCTCTGAATGAGACCGTGGTCGGGCTGTACCAGAAGTCCTCCAACAGGCTCCTGGCACACCTCTATGCCACGTTTGCCACAGCGGATG CTGACAGTGGAAAGAAGAAAGTGGCCAAGAAGAAGGGTTCTTCCTTCCAAACTGTCTCTGCCCTTTTCAGG gaaaACCTGAACAAGCTGATGTCAAATTTAAGAACTACTCACCCTCACTTTGTGCGTTGTATAATTCCCAATGAAACCAAAACTCCAG GGGCTATGGAACACAGCCTTGTCCTGCACCAGCTGCGGTGTAATGGTGTCCTGGAGGGTATCCGCATCTGCAGGAAAGGATTCCCAAACAGGATTCTCTACGGGGATTTTAAACAAAG ATACCGAGTGCTCAATGCCAGCGCAATCCCTGAGGGACAATTCATTGACAGCAAGAAAGCCTGTGAGAAGCTTCTGGCATCCATCGATATTGACCACACTCAGTACAAATTTGGACATACCAAG GTATTCTTCAAGGCTGGCTTGCTGGGAACCCTGGAAGAGATGCGGGATGACCGCCTGGCCAAACTGATCACCCGGACACAGGCTGTGTGCAGAGGGTTCCTCATGCGTGTGGAATTCCAGAAGATGGTGCAGAGGAG GGAGTCCATCTTCTGTATCCAGTACAACATTCGCTCATTCATGAACGTCAAGCACTGGCCCTGGATGAAACTGTTCTTCAAGATTAAGCCCCTCCTCAAGAGTGCGGAGACCGAGAAAGAGATGGCCACCATGAAGGAAGAATTCCAGAAAACTAAGGATGAACTCGCCAAGTCGGAGGCAAAAAGGAAGGAGCTAGAGGAAAAACTGGTGACTCTGGTCCAAGAGAAGAATGACCTGCAGCTCCAAGTCCAAGCT GAAAGTGAAAATTTGTTGGATGCCGAGGAAAGATGCGATCAGCTGATCAAAGCCAAATTCCAGCTCGAGGCCAAGATCAAAGAGGTGACGGAGAGAGCTGAGGATGAGGAAGAGATCAATGCTGAGCTGACAGCCAAGAAGAGGAAACTGGAGGATGAATGTTCAGAACTCAAGAAAGACATTGATGACCTTGAGTTGACCCTGGCCAAGGTTGAGAAGGAGAAACATGCCACAGAGAACAAG GTTAAAAACCTTACTGAGGAACTCTCCGGATTAGATGAAACAATTGCAAAGTTAACCAGGGAGAAGAAGGCCCTCCAAGAGGCCCACCAGCAGGCTTTGGATGACCTCCAAGCTGAAGAAGACAAAGTCAATTCTTTGAACAAAACCAAGAGCAAACTGGAACAGCAAGTGGAAGAC CTGGAAAGTTCCCTAGAACAAGAAAAGAAGCTCCGCGTAGACCTggaaaggaacaaaaggaaattagaagGAGACTTGAAGCTTGCCCAGGAGTCCATATTAGATCTGGAGAATGACAAGCAACAGCTGGACGAAAGGCTCAAGAA GAAAGATTTTGAATATTGTCAACTTCAAAGCAAAGTGGAAGATGAGCAGACACTGGGCCTCCAGTTTCAGAAGAAAATCAAAGAGTTGCAG GCTCGAATTGAGGAGCTGGAAGAGGAGATAGAGGCAGAGAGGGCGACCCGCGCGAAGACAGAGAAACAGCGCAGTGACTATGCCCGCGAGCTGGAGGAGCTGAGCGAGCGGCTGGAGGAGGCGGGAGGAGTCACCTCCACGCAGATAGAGCTCAATAAGAAGCGGGAGGCAGAGTTCCTGAAGCTGCGCAGGGACCTGGAGGAGGCCACCCTGCAGCACGAAGCCATGGTGGCCACGCTGAGGAAGAAGCATGCGGACAGTGTGGCAGAGCTTGGGGAGCAGATTGACAACCTGCAGCGGGTCAAGCAGAAGTTGGAGAAGGAGAAGAGCGAGTTCAAGCTGGAGATTGATGACCTCTCCAGCAGCATGGAGAGTGTGTCGAAATCTAAG GCAAATCTGGAAAAAATCTGCCGAATGCTGGAGGATCAGTTAAGTGAGGCCAGGGGCAAGAATGAGGAAATTCAGAGGAGCCTGAGTGAGCTGACCACACAGAAGTCTCGTTTGCAGACCGAGGCTG GTGAGCTGAGTCGTCagctggaagaaaaggaaagcataGTATCCCAACTTTCCAGGAGCAAGCAAGCATTCACCCAGCAAATAGAAGAGCTCAAGAGGCAGCTGGAGGAAGAGAACAAG GCCAAGAATGCCCTGGCGCACGCCCTGCAGTCCTCCCGCCACGACTGCGACCTGCTGCGGGAACAGTatgaggaggagcaggaaggCAAAGCCGAGCTGCAGAGGGCGCTGTCCAAGGCCAACAGTGAGGTTGCTCAGTGGAGGACCAAATACGAGACGGACGCCATCCAGCGCacagaggagctggaggaggccaA GAAAAAACTTGCTCAGCGCCTTCAAGATTCTGAGGAACAGGTTGAGGCAGTGAATGCTAAATGTGCTTCACTGGAGAAGACCAAGCAGAGGCTGCAAGGAGAGGTGGAGGATCTGATGGTTGATGTTGAAAGAGCCAATTCCCTGGCCGCCGCTCTGGATAAGAAGCAGAGGAACTTTGACAAG GTGTTGGCAGAATGGAAGACAAAGTGTGAGGAGAGCCAAGCAGAGCTGGAGGCATCCCTGAAGGAGTCCCGCTCCTTGAGCACTGAGCTCTTCAAACTGAAAAATGCCTACGAGGAAGCCTTAGATCAACTTGAAACTGTGAAACGGGAAAATAAGAATTTAGAGC AGGAGATAGCGGATCTCACAGAACAAATTGCTGAAAATGGTAAAACCATCCATGAACtggagaaatcaagaaagcagaTTGAGCTGGAAAAGGCTGATATCCAGCTGGCTCTCGAGGAAGCAGAG gCTGCTCTTGAGCATGAAGAAGCCAAGATCCTCCGAATCCAGCTTGAATTGACACAAGTGAAATCAGAAATTGATAGAAAGATCGCCGAGAAGGATGAAGAGATCGAGCAGCTGAAGAGAAACTACCAGAGAACAGTGGAAACCATGCAGAGCGCCCTGGACGCCGAGGTGCGGAGCAGGAATGAAGCCATCCGGCTCAAGAAGAAGATGGAGGGGGacctgaatgaaattgagatccAGCTGAGCCACGCCAACCGCCAGGCAGCAGAGACCCTCAAACACCTCAGGAGTGTCCAGGGACAGCTGAAG GATACGCAGCTCCACCTGGATGATGCCCTCCGGGGCCAGGAAGACCTGAAGGAGCAGCTGGCGATCGTGGAGCGCAGAGCCAACCTGCTGCAGGCCGAGGTGGAGGAGCTGCGGGCCACCCTGGAGCAGACGGAGAGGGCCCGGAAACTGGCGGAACAGGAGCTCCTGGACTCCAACGAGAGGGTGCAGCTGCTGCACACccag AACACCAGCCTCATCCACACCAAGAAGAAGCTGGAGACGGACCTCATGCAGCTCCAGAGTGAGGTAGAAGATGCCAGCAGGGATGCAAGGAACGCTGAGGAGAAGGCCAAGAAGGCCATCACGGAC GCTGCCATGATGGCTGAGGAACTAAAGAAGGAACAGGACACCAGCGCCCACCTTGAGCGGATGAAGAAGAACCTGGAACAGACGGTGAAGGACCTGCAGCACCGTCTAGATGAGGCTGAGCAGCTGGCCCTGAAAGGCGGGAAGAAGCAGATCCAGAAACTGGAGACCAGG ATCCGAGAGCTGGAGTTTGAGCTTGAGGGGGAGCAGAAGAAGAACACAGAGTCTGTTAAGGGCCTGAGGAAGTATGAGCGGAGGGTCAAGGAGCTGACGTACCAG AGTGAAGAGGACAGGAAGaatgtgctgagattgcaggatCTGGTGGATAAACTACAAGTGAAAGTCAAGTCCTAcaagaggcaggcagaggaggcT GATGAACAAGCCAATGCTCATCTCACCAAATTCCGAAAGGCTCAGCATGAGCTGGAGGAGGCCGAGGAACGTGCGGATATCGCAGAATCTCAAGTCAACAAGCTCCGCGCTAAGACTCGAGACTTCACCTCCAGCAGA ATGGTGGTCCATGAGAGTGAAGAGTGA